Proteins encoded in a region of the Benincasa hispida cultivar B227 chromosome 2, ASM972705v1, whole genome shotgun sequence genome:
- the LOC120071448 gene encoding guanine nucleotide-binding protein subunit beta-like protein has product MAEGLVLRGTMRAHTDMVTAIATPIDNSDMIVTSSRDKSIILWRLTKEEKTYGVPQRRLNGHSHFVQDVVLSSDGQFALSGSWDGELRLWDLATGVTSRRFVGHSKDVLSVAFSIDNRQIVSASRDRTIKLWNTLGECKYTIQDGDAHSDWVSCVRFSPNTLQPTIVSASWDKTVKVWNLTNCKLRVTLAGHAGYVNTVAVSPDGSLCASGGKDGVILLWDLAEGKRLYSLDAGSIIHALCFSPNRYWLCAATESSIKIWDLESKSIVEDLKVDLKTEAEKTDDTHAATANKIKVIYCTSLSWSADGSTLFGGYTDGVVRVWGIGRY; this is encoded by the exons ATGGCGGAAGGGCTTGTTCTGCGAGGCACAATGAGGGCTCACACCGACATGGTGACGGCCATCGCTACTCCCATCGACAATTCTGATATGATTGTCACCTCCTCCCGTGACAAATCCATCATCTTATGGCGTCTCACCAAGGAAGAGAAAACCTACGGTGTTCCTCAACGAAGGCTCAATGGTCACTCCCACTTTGTTCAAGATGTTGTCCTCTCATCCGACGGTCAGTTCGCCCTATCTGGTTCCTGGGACGGCGAGCTCCGCCTCTGGGACCTCGCTACTGGCGTTACATCCCGTCGATTCGTCGGACATTCCAAAGATGTTCTCTCCGTCGCCTTCTCCATCGACAATCGCCAGATCGTCTCCGCCTCTCGTGACCGAACGATCAAGCTATGGAACACTCTCGGTGAGTGCAAGTACACAATCCAGGACGGCGACGCTCATTCTGACTGGGTTAGCTGTGTTAGATTTAGCCCTAACACCCTCCAGCCAACTATTGTTTCGGCGTCTTGGGACAAGACCGTGAAAGTCTGGAACTTGACCAATTGCAAGTTGAGAGTTACTCTCGCTGGTCACGCTGGTTATGTTAACACGGTGGCTGTTTCGCCGGATGGGTCTCTGTGCGCTAGCGGAGGGAAAGACGGAGTGATTTTGCTGTGGGATTTGGCTGAGGGTAAGAGACTTTATTCCTTGGATGCCGGATCGATTATTCATGCTCTTTGTTTCAGCCCCAACAGGTACTGGCTCTGTGCTGCAACTGAGAGCAGTATTAAGATCTGGGATTTGGAGAGCAAAAGCATTGTGGAGGATTTGAAAGTCGATTTAAAAACCGAGGCGGAGAAAACTGATGACACCCATGCTGCGACTGCCAACAAGATTAAG GTTATTTACTGCACAAGTTTGAGCTGGAGCGCAGATGGGAGCACATTGTTTGGTGGCTACACAGATGGAGTCGTTAGAGTTTGGGGAATTGGTCGTTATTAG